Proteins encoded in a region of the Wenzhouxiangella sp. XN24 genome:
- a CDS encoding antibiotic biosynthesis monooxygenase, giving the protein MRALPVHEGAFSVLLIFDCPPGESERFANELSDFIERRVRYHPGFLSALVYLSEDAAKVVELFQWARSEDWERYRASADGRDAVQWLTGHHPTIQYLELVRGIVNPPPGDSGSWPTADP; this is encoded by the coding sequence ATGAGAGCCTTACCTGTGCACGAGGGCGCGTTCAGCGTGTTGCTGATATTCGACTGTCCGCCCGGCGAGAGCGAACGCTTCGCGAACGAGTTGTCGGATTTCATCGAGCGCCGTGTGCGTTACCACCCCGGCTTCCTTTCCGCGCTGGTCTACCTGAGCGAGGATGCCGCGAAGGTGGTCGAGTTGTTCCAGTGGGCGCGGTCCGAGGACTGGGAACGCTACCGCGCGAGTGCCGATGGCCGCGACGCCGTCCAGTGGCTGACGGGTCATCATCCGACCATCCAGTATCTCGAACTGGTGCGCGGCATCGTGAACCCTCCGCCCGGCGACAGCGGATCCTGGCCGACAGCGGACCCGTGA
- the ggt gene encoding gamma-glutamyltransferase produces the protein MRISSFRRAGLGLFFLSATLVSGMSMSADRVTGPEFVTRSEVMATHGMAATSHPLATQVALDILKAGGSAVDAAIAANAMLGLVEPTGCGIGGDLFAIVWDAESKQLRGLNASGRSPRGLELQWFLDNGYESIPKLGPLPVSVPGTVDGWFELHERFGRLPMQKVLAPAIRYAWEGVPVPEVIAYYWEKNAEQRQQYPGFAEVFMPGGRVPAKGEVFRNPALANTYARIADEGRDVFYRGEMARTMADYLQANGGFLAYEDFAAHRSEWVDPVSTNYRGYDVWQLPPNTQGIAALQMLNILEAWDIAAMGFDSPDYLHLLVEAKKLAFEDRARFYADPAFSDIPTGALISKDYAERRRALIDVEKAAEAFPHGDPAVLGQGDTIYLTVADDDGNMVSLIQSNYRGMGSGMTPPGLGFGLQNRGEMFTLEPGHPNVYAPAKRPFHTIIPAFVTRDGKPWLSFGVMGGGMQPQGHVQVLVNLIDFGMNLQAAGDAPRVRHDGSSEPTGERMTDGGVVRLEKGFPAAAIEELQRRGHRVEVANDGGYGGYQAIRRDGEVWVGASESRKDGHAAGY, from the coding sequence ATGCGGATTTCGAGTTTTCGCCGGGCAGGGCTCGGCCTGTTCTTTCTTAGCGCCACCCTGGTGTCAGGCATGTCGATGAGCGCAGATCGCGTCACCGGTCCGGAGTTCGTCACCCGCTCGGAGGTGATGGCCACGCACGGCATGGCGGCGACCAGCCATCCGCTGGCGACGCAGGTGGCGCTCGATATCCTCAAGGCGGGGGGCAGCGCGGTGGATGCGGCCATTGCAGCCAATGCCATGCTCGGCCTCGTGGAACCCACCGGCTGCGGCATCGGCGGCGACCTGTTCGCCATCGTCTGGGACGCCGAGTCGAAACAGCTGCGGGGGCTGAACGCCAGCGGGCGCTCGCCCCGGGGCCTTGAATTGCAGTGGTTCCTCGACAACGGCTACGAGAGTATTCCGAAGCTGGGGCCGCTGCCGGTGAGCGTGCCCGGGACGGTAGACGGCTGGTTCGAATTGCACGAGCGATTCGGACGGCTGCCGATGCAGAAAGTGCTCGCGCCGGCCATCCGCTACGCCTGGGAGGGCGTTCCGGTCCCGGAAGTCATCGCCTACTACTGGGAAAAGAACGCGGAGCAACGGCAGCAATACCCCGGCTTTGCGGAAGTCTTCATGCCGGGGGGCCGGGTCCCGGCCAAGGGCGAGGTGTTTCGCAATCCTGCGCTGGCCAACACCTATGCCCGCATCGCGGACGAAGGACGCGACGTTTTCTACAGGGGCGAAATGGCCCGCACCATGGCGGATTACTTGCAGGCGAACGGCGGCTTCCTGGCCTACGAGGATTTCGCGGCGCATCGCTCCGAATGGGTGGATCCGGTCTCAACGAACTACCGCGGCTACGACGTCTGGCAGCTGCCGCCGAATACCCAGGGGATCGCCGCGCTGCAGATGCTGAACATTCTCGAGGCATGGGACATCGCTGCGATGGGTTTCGACAGCCCCGATTACCTGCACCTGCTCGTCGAGGCCAAGAAGCTCGCTTTCGAGGACCGGGCCCGCTTCTATGCCGACCCGGCCTTCTCCGACATTCCCACCGGGGCGCTGATCTCGAAGGACTACGCCGAGCGCCGCCGCGCGCTGATCGACGTCGAAAAGGCCGCGGAGGCCTTCCCGCATGGCGATCCCGCGGTGCTCGGCCAGGGTGACACGATCTATCTCACGGTCGCCGACGACGACGGCAACATGGTCTCGCTGATCCAGAGCAACTACCGGGGCATGGGTTCGGGCATGACGCCGCCGGGACTGGGATTCGGCTTGCAGAACCGTGGCGAGATGTTCACCCTCGAGCCCGGACACCCCAACGTTTACGCGCCGGCCAAGCGCCCCTTCCACACGATCATCCCCGCGTTCGTGACGCGCGACGGCAAGCCCTGGCTGAGTTTCGGGGTGATGGGCGGCGGGATGCAGCCCCAGGGCCACGTCCAGGTGCTGGTCAACCTGATCGATTTCGGCATGAACCTCCAGGCGGCGGGCGACGCGCCCCGCGTGCGGCACGACGGTTCCAGCGAGCCCACGGGCGAGCGGATGACTGACGGCGGCGTGGTCCGCCTCGAGAAGGGATTCCCCGCGGCGGCGATCGAGGAACTGCAGCGGCGCGGGCATCGGGTCGAGGTTGCCAATGACGGGGGATACGGCGGTTACCAGGCCATCCGCAGGGACGGCGAGGTCTGGGTGGGTGCGTCCGAGTCCCGCAAAGACGGGCACGCCGCAGGGTACTGA
- a CDS encoding GNAT family N-acetyltransferase, translating to MSIPDHREYRALGYLIDGTPFFVRALREWDRDAVLELFERSSQQSRYFRYFETKRTLSDAELDYYTRLDFFRHVALAAEAPDEEGIIAVGRYIEVQPPVDPRRAEVAFLVRDDFQGRGVATQLLKHLIRIARDNGIQQFEAEMLPSNTKMVEVFDHSGYELKRSREPDSLRVVFPIHDERIPF from the coding sequence ATGAGCATTCCCGACCATCGTGAATATCGCGCACTCGGTTACCTGATCGACGGCACGCCGTTTTTCGTTCGCGCCCTGCGCGAATGGGACCGTGATGCCGTCCTCGAACTGTTCGAGCGTTCCAGCCAGCAATCGCGGTATTTCCGGTATTTCGAGACCAAGCGAACGCTTTCCGACGCCGAGCTGGACTATTACACCCGGCTCGACTTCTTCCGCCACGTGGCGTTGGCCGCCGAGGCGCCGGACGAGGAAGGCATCATCGCGGTGGGCCGATACATCGAGGTACAGCCGCCGGTGGATCCGCGCCGTGCGGAAGTGGCCTTCCTCGTGCGCGACGATTTCCAGGGCCGGGGCGTCGCCACGCAGCTGCTCAAGCACCTGATAAGAATCGCGCGTGACAACGGCATCCAGCAGTTCGAGGCCGAGATGCTGCCGTCGAATACCAAGATGGTCGAGGTGTTCGATCATTCCGGATACGAGCTGAAACGCAGCCGCGAACCCGACAGCTTGCGGGTGGTGTTTCCGATCCACGACGAACGGATTCCGTTCTGA
- a CDS encoding 5'-nucleotidase produces MAEDLSACLVVGISSRALFDLRREDALFVSAGLDAYRAEQLSREDEILPPGTGFSLAQAVLGLNTPGAPRRAEVVVMSRNSTETSLRIFNSIRHYGLDITRAALSGGAPLAPYLKAFHVDLFLSGYEDDVRRALDGGVAAALLYDRPEDPFEPAEEIRIAFDGDAILFSDEAERVFQADGLEAFVRHEAERAREPLPAGPFANLLHKLSALQRAAGREGATPIRTALVTARGGPAHERVIRTLLAWGIVVDEAFFLGGVPKTEILEAFRPHIFFDDQAAHCERAAPRIPTGRVPTSGREHEA; encoded by the coding sequence TTGGCTGAAGATCTCTCGGCATGCCTGGTGGTCGGCATTTCTTCGCGCGCCCTGTTCGACCTGCGCCGCGAGGACGCCCTGTTCGTCTCCGCGGGGCTCGACGCCTACCGCGCAGAACAGCTGAGCCGCGAGGACGAGATCCTGCCGCCGGGCACCGGGTTTTCCCTGGCCCAGGCCGTGCTGGGGTTGAACACGCCGGGCGCCCCCCGCCGGGCCGAAGTCGTGGTCATGTCACGCAACTCCACCGAGACCAGCCTGCGCATCTTCAATTCCATCCGCCACTACGGACTCGACATCACGCGCGCGGCCCTGTCGGGGGGCGCGCCTCTCGCGCCCTACCTGAAAGCCTTTCATGTCGACCTTTTCCTGTCCGGATACGAGGACGATGTGCGGCGCGCCCTCGATGGCGGAGTGGCCGCGGCGCTGCTCTACGATCGCCCCGAAGACCCGTTCGAACCGGCGGAAGAGATCCGCATCGCGTTCGACGGCGACGCCATCCTGTTCTCCGACGAGGCCGAGCGGGTGTTCCAGGCCGACGGGCTCGAAGCGTTCGTCCGGCACGAGGCGGAACGGGCGCGAGAGCCGCTGCCGGCCGGCCCTTTCGCCAACCTGCTGCACAAGCTGTCGGCCCTGCAACGGGCCGCGGGACGCGAAGGCGCCACGCCGATTCGCACGGCGCTGGTGACGGCGCGCGGCGGACCCGCCCACGAGCGTGTCATTCGCACGTTGCTCGCCTGGGGTATCGTCGTGGACGAGGCGTTTTTCCTGGGTGGCGTGCCGAAGACCGAAATCCTCGAGGCGTTCCGCCCGCATATTTTCTTCGATGACCAGGCGGCGCATTGCGAGCGAGCCGCCCCCCGCATACCCACCGGCCGCGTTCCAACCAGTGGCAGAGAGCATGAGGCATGA
- the rplQ gene encoding 50S ribosomal protein L17 — MRHRKSGRQLGRKSPHRTAMYRNMASSLVLHETIRTTLPKAKELRRVVEPLITLAKQDGVAQRRRAFDRLRDKAVVGKLFNELGPRYRARPGGYLRILKMGNRPGDNAPMALVQLVDQPETAAGE, encoded by the coding sequence ATGCGTCATCGCAAATCAGGTCGGCAACTCGGCCGCAAGAGCCCCCACCGTACCGCCATGTACCGCAACATGGCGTCGTCGCTGGTGCTCCATGAGACCATCCGCACCACGCTGCCGAAGGCCAAGGAGCTGCGCAGGGTCGTCGAGCCGCTGATCACTCTGGCCAAGCAGGACGGCGTCGCACAGCGTCGCCGTGCCTTCGACCGGCTGCGGGACAAGGCGGTCGTCGGCAAGCTGTTCAACGAGCTGGGCCCGCGCTACCGTGCGCGTCCGGGCGGCTACCTGCGCATCCTCAAGATGGGCAACCGCCCTGGCGACAATGCGCCCATGGCGCTCGTGCAGCTCGTGGACCAGCCGGAGACGGCAGCCGGCGAGTAG